The DNA sequence tgaatcttttattttacataattaaaataccgaccaactttgatcggaaaAAACCGaccgttttggtcggtttttggccattaccgaccaacgttggtcggtttttttggtcgatttttaccgaatttctagtagtgtttagAAAAGTGCACGGGAGAGCAATTACATGAATTTTCGTATATTTATATGTTATTATCTTACGGGAATCTGAGTCTTCGGCTAGTCAAAAAAAGATCTTACAATTATGATACATATTTTAAGTTTTGTTCTAAAAAGACTTCGTAAATGTGGCCAGTCACAGATTATCTCTGATGTTACTTATTATTTTTTGATCATTTAACGTGTCACTTAAAAATAACTAATAGTAAAATAGGATCAAAATGactgaagaaatttggaattACTAATAGTAATTATTTAAACTTGATTCTCAGAAACTGGGCCAGCTTAAAGATCACGCCCGTCATCATTCCTCTTGATTATTCACATCTTTATTCGCCTTTTTTTCCAGATGTATTCACATTCATAATTACATATGATTGAAATAGCATGTATAACTACGGCCATTTTGATGAAAACAATAATGTGCAATTACAAACTAAAGATAAAAGTACTTTCTTGTGGATGTCAtgagaagaacaaaagagaattAAACAAAGCTTAAATAATGTAATCATAAGACAATTCGTGATGCTTTATGAAAAGTTTTCGCACAATTCTAAATCTGTTACTTTTAGAAGGGACATGCGAGAGCCGGGAGGAGGAAGAATAGAAgttacgggttcggccgaacccaatgATCCAAATCATGTATTTATCTTAAAAACCTTATTGAATATGTAGAAATTTATTAATCCAGAGATCAGTAACTTAAAAGATTTAAAATTACAAACTCATAAGCTTCTGATCCTGACTTTGCATATGTGTCAGAGTTATTTTGAAATTATGATGCTATTAGACTAAAGAAAAATATTACTAAGTTATTCGATCAAAACTTCAAATAGTAAAACTTCTACCTAATTAACTATTGTTTGAACATAAATgtggttgaaacttgaaaaaaaaaagattgaaaaataatttttggaaattgaaattgtgtctgaatatatatttatttgaaaatcatTGAGTACAAATTTGAAAAACTAATCTAAATCATTTTGAAACTTGAAAATTTTATCTTATAAATTACCCAAAAATTGGCCACTTTTTATAGCCAATTTTTATAAcgttttcaattttattttattttttgaaaaaaaacgaaaaaaaatagACAAGCGATAGTTAGAGTTCCTTTTCGTTCCGTCACTCTATTGATATAGAGGCACGCAAATTTTACTCATTCTCAAATTTCAACTATGCATAGTTTTTGCTATACGTGCGATAGAAATTGTCAATCTGCGGGAGGTCTAAACCCACCCAATAGACGTCTGCAAAGAGATTTTAAAATCAACTGTGGATTTTGCCATACAAAATTCAAAACAAAAGTTCTACTCCAAGAGCACAAAACACTAATGTCGGTATTatttttttgcttttgttttgaaTTTAAAATTGCAGAATTCGTAGTTCAATACGTAGTCTTTGTGCAGATGTTTGTTGTGAGATTTCAATCCTTCTAAACTATGCCAGTTTCGATTACAAGTAAAGCAGTAAGTGGGCATACTAAAATTGAAAATGAAATTATTGTTAGTGAAATTTGTGTTCATCGGTATTATTTATAATGGTGGAGTGACGTGAACCGAAAAAGTTCAAATTCACCGCCTTTTTTTCATGTCATAAGAGAAAAGTGAGCCTAGAAAAATTCGTTCGTTTTGCTTTTTCTGTTTGATTTCTTTATCAATAAGCTACACTAAATTCAAACTATTAGCTTGATAAAATTAGTCTCTTAACCCAAACTTTAATATAAGTGGTAGAATTTATACAATAAGATTTGTACatattttatttgaactaatTTTTAACGATGTTGTTCGAGCCATCTAAAACACATCTCTATCATTCACAAAAACTTATATAATGTTTTAAGAAATTTCAAGGGTTacgtaatatttttttaaattaccaTCACatagtaattttaatttttaccaCTAAATATGATGTCAAAAATATTATCATACATTTTGAATAGTTAAAATCTACTTTTAAGTAAAAATATATGTAACGACGATTTGATGTGGTTGCACCATTACCTTatctttttctctcatcttgcccttcattattattaaataattttagtttATCCTTTACCATaccttttttatataataatttcaccatgtatcataatttttctttataatattataattttattcttcatattgccgGTGCGTTATATCATGAAACGGCAGCAAACGATACATTCTATCAAAATATTATATTCTTCATTGATACATTACAATATAATACAAAACAATACAATACTATATGATGCATTATGAAGCGATAACTCAACACCATCCAAAGAAACTGTTAGTGTCCTTACGTCAGCTTTGTCTAGGACTTTCAGTATTAATTGCTTTACCCCAAGTAGAAAACTAGGGTCTTGTTTTAGAATGAAATatcattatcaatatttttatttaatttgttctcttttagtttttttctttccttttttccttGGCTCTAAATAAGcacattttaaaaaaaaggaaaattaccCAAATTGTTAGTATATAAACTTTCCCAACCAAAAATAGTCCAAAACAAAATATGTACCAAAAAAGGCCTAAATATTATTTTAAGcccaaataatttcaattaatatcAGTTTTTTTGTATTTCTTATTTTGTTTTACAGACTTAAAAAAGGATCGTTCTCTCTCTTCTCTAAGTTTCACTCACTCTCTCAATCTCTCTCACACTCTCTCCAATATTTTGCTAAATTGAACTAAAATTGTTGAAATTGACGATAAAACAAGATACATTTGGTGTGATTTTTGTCTGATTCCAGGTAATTTGTACTAGAAAATCTGttgtttttaaattatttttggattACATGTGTTTTTGGAGAAGTGATGCTTTTTTTAGGCTTTTGCGACTGAATTGTTTAGTTAGAGTTCACTGTAGGTATCTGTTATAGATGATTTTATAGTTTTGGTTGAGTTATGTATCAATTTCTTCACAAAATTCTGTAACTATTTgttcatataattattttatttttttaaattatctcATTCAACCTAGTTTCAATTGTGAAAcagagtaatatgagaatacaaACTCGTTTGATGAGTTCATCTCCTTATTCAAAGCCGAAGCAACATGAGAAGAGAAACTAGGTCGATGAGTCTCCTCATTCAACCCCGATTTTAGTTGAGAAATCAATTGAGGAATAAATTATGCGAAGACAAAATCATTCCAACAGTGTTAAAGTGTTAGAATCTCGAAAGGATGTTATTGGACAACCTGAGAAAAAAAAGAGCAAAAGAGTTAGAGTGGGTGATGTTGAAGGTAAGAGAAAACGtgtcatggaggacaaagtgaaTTTGGGTGTCAAACCAAAAAAGAGTAAGGTTCAGAAGgcgaaaaaaattaaaattgctGACAAAGTTTGTTAGGTACATACAATTTCAGTTATATTTTTTTCGTATTGTTGAATCTTCTTGTAGAATTGAATCAAGTTTATATTTGTTTGTTGTTAATTGGTGTCATTTATTTATAGTCTTGGAAGCTTTATATTCTAGATGAACATGTTGAGGGTAACTTAAGTAGACCCTTATTGATTGTTTTGAGAAGAAGAAATGGAAGTCTCTTGAAGACGCAATTAAGATTGCAATCATTTATTTTATAAACACGTGTTTAATGTTCACTCAGGCGCAGAAGACATTTATAAGTAAACATGATTTTCATCTTGTCGAGGATGTGTCCTTTCCCTAGGGTAAGATTGTGTTTCGAACTTTAATGAAGTCGGTGAGGGACAGGTTGAGGGAAAAGTTTGAGTTTTATAGGATTGGTGAAATTCCTCTTGCACTACATGTGTGGTTCTGTGAATGTTGTACTGTAGTGAATAAAAAATTTATTTCGCGTTGGAGATCATACACCACGCATATTGAATTGAAAAATGACAGATGGGaaataaaatccaaaaaaatgaATTCTGAACCTAGccgaaccgaattaatttggtatttagGTTTCGATTTTTTCGGTATTTTGACGTATTTCGGTACAAAAATTGCGATACTTCAAAATTTTGGCACGGTATATGATATTGaatttttgatatttcggtataccgaaatatttAAGTCCAAGCCCaactatatttttattttccaGCTCAATAACTAGCCTAAGCTCAACACCCCTGGCCCTTTAATTCCCTAACCCCTTAGCGCTCAAGCAGACTTACTGGCAGTACCTTAGCGCTCAAGCAGACCTGGGCTTTTATAAAGAGTAATACCttaatttaatttgtcccatTGACAATAGAATACGAGAGATTTAAGTAAACAGACTTTCTTAGCATTCGAAATGGTCATGACAATTAAATACCTGCACGATAAATATATTTACCAAAGTAATATGTGGGATATTATCTATATAATTTGCACACCAAAATTGTTATCCAGTCCACTGTCCACTCCATTTATATCATTTATTCCATTAATGTATCAAATTGAAACCGTACCGAAttactttggtacggtatttggtatacacaattgataaatcgaataccgaaataccgaaccgAAGTTTTTAAATACCGAACTGAAGTACCGAATGTCCACCCCTACGCGTGAGGACTTCTCTATTGGTTTCTTCAACAGCACAGGGAATAAGGTTCTAGCTTTTATATATTGATGAGTTATACATATATGATACATATATGATACatcaaatatatagtttttatACATTTTTGATACATTTAGGACTGAACTACTTTTTGTTACATTTGCAGTTTAAAAATATTTCTCCTACGACTAAAGAGCTAAGGAGATTTACTTTGCCTGTTGAAGTTAACGATAAGTATCAAAAATATTTGACATCACGTAGCAAGGAAAAACTTCCTATTGATGATAGAGATGATTTTGCGACGCCATCCCCGAAACAGATTAAGGAGCATGTCCCACCAAAAAAGGCGTCGAGTGTCCAACCTATTAATTATGATCTTGAGTTGCAGAAGTTGAAGGTTTATATTAAAAAAGTGTGTATTAGtctattatattatttttctttgaaaGTTTTATGAAAAATGAATATTCAgagtttattatttttcttatttgtttcCTTTTGTAGTTCCATAAGTAGTTAAAGTCCTTCATAGAATATGTTTCTGATAAATTCAAGGAAATCTTTGAGTTGATAAATTTCAAGGTATGTGTTTCTTTCGCATTgtgcattttcttttatttttaagttAACTTACtgtatctttttttttaaatcttggTGAAAGCGAAGACAAACATGGTCCACATCCAGAGAAAGACACTAGTGGTCATCAGGACAATAATGATTTTCTAAGCAATATGGAGTTTGGTAGAAATAAAGATGCTGGCGTGGATGGTTGCAAGGTGTGTTTAGTTGTGCATTctgccttttttctttttctttctttgttgttTTTGATAATTcgattctttttttaaaaataggtGGCTGGAAGTGAAGGCAAAGATGTTCCACATTCTAAAAAAGATATCAGTGCGTATCATCCTAACAATTTTGTGCTCGATAAAGCTTATCAGTTAGGTGTTAATATCATGGAAGAACCTTCTGGTGGTGTCCCTATCATGTTCGTTGCTTCGTTGCTAAAGTAAATTTCACTCTAGATGGAGCGCATGCTGGCATTATTGGTGAGACTGCAGATGAGGTGGCAGGGGAGATGGAGGAAGAATCCGAGAAAAAAGAAGTTCCCAAATCTCAGACTCACGTTCTTAGTATGACTGCAAGTGTTGATGAGGCGGCAGGGAAAAAGAAAGAACAATCTGAAAAGAGGTTCCCGAATCTCAGATTGTTATGTACTAGCCTGAATTATCTCATGAAGTTTCGCCGgaaatgaaaaaaagaaagagatgtCCTGCAAAGGTCGTGCAGTCTCCGTACATTACTGTATTTGATTCAGGATCTGATAGTGGTGGTGTTGCagcgaaagaaaaaaaataaattcatgTTGTTAAGCATCCTTTCAAAGTAAAATCGAAAATGGCGTTAAAACTGTTTGTTGAATGTATTTGTTGCGTGGGTCAAATAAGGAAAGTCCAAAAAGAAGTATATTTTCAACTTCTGACCtttgttcagttttatattttaatatattattatttattttatatcaaATCAATGTATCTCTTTTGTGTATATCTGTTACCAGGAATGAAATTTATCCAAACCATGTTAGTGAAATAAAGTTTGCTTATGATCTTGGTATATATCATGTTGAAGACAAAAAATGGTTTCACACTTTGGCATATAATGGTCAACTTTGGATGAATCGGTTTgtaagaaattatttttacaattttttttaatcttaGTTTTGGTTACCTATTTTATACTATAAGAGTGATTAATTATTTGTTATGTTTTGATTCAGCACGTTGATATTTTGTTATATTATTTGAGGAAGAAGAGGAAGTATGACAAATTCCTGCATCTAACATTCACCGCCACCGATTGGTACTTCGTTGAGAAAGTTAATGAGTTGTGGGAGACGTTTATTGATACAGGTGGAGATAGCGAAGTGTGCAATCCGAAATATGTCATTGCAGAATATATTCAGGGGTATGTCTTGGATGCCAATATTCCATGACAAACGTCTTAATGCCAATTAATATTGCGAAATAATGGTATTGGATAATGGTTTGTGGTGTCCTTCAATGATAGGTGCATTTATGTGTATAACTCTATACGCGGTGGAGCTGCACATCAAGCCAAAGTTCATAACACAATACGCAAGTATGTTGTGTTACTGCCTCATTTCTCATGCACATTCATTTTTATTTAAACAAAAAAGATatcaattggtgcactaatgatTACAAATCAAAGGACTCGATTGCTCCATTTGATGTAAAACTGGTTGAAGGACTACCTCAACAAGTAGAAGCGTATGAATTTCTTTAAACACaatctatttatttttttttagattttgcagtttgataattgttgttatttgATTTTTGTAGTGATTGCGGTGTATTTGCGGCATCATTTGCCTAGTATTTCATTGAGGGCAAGACGCTTCCTAAAATATTCAACGTCTATGCACACCGGCACATGTTTGGTGCTCTCTTGTGGAATTATGCTAGAAATAAGATCCAACTGAATGCACAAAGTGATGATGAGATTATTGGCAGAAAGAATAAGTCGCGGAGGCGGAAGAAGTAGTTACCTTTGTGGATGAACTCGATAATTTTGTTTTGTATTGTGTTATGCTATTTTGTCATAATTGTAAGACTGATAAGATTTGTTTGTGTTTGAATTTTCTGAATACTTTTACGATTTGTAAGGCAAATCTGATGTTTACTCTGTTATAAAGGTTTAATGAGTTTTAATGCAATATTGGAGTATTGCAGTTTAgtttattttggtattttctcccttgattttgtgttgtgaattcaagatatgaaaaatatataataGTTTATGATACTCTGTTTCTTTCAGATTCACACATGATACACACAGAATACACATATGATACAGTTATTTTGGGTTGCTGCACAATAGTTTCTTCACAATGAGTTATGTAGTTTGTTTGCTTTTCAAATCTATATTGATGAATCCACATTTTTATGTGCAAATTTCTAAAATTATTTGCATAGTTTTCTAGCTGCTACAACTGTTTTCCATTAATTAGCTTTGTTATaacacaaatacaaatatgattAAGACTCGTTACACAGAGATACATAGGTGATACACAAGAGATAAATGAATGATACAAGTATGATACATATCTAATACAACTTCATTTTTAATCAAACATATGTATAATTTAAATAATACACTTGCAACACCCTTTTAAATAATAgatcaaatattttatttatatctaAAATTCAAATGACATTTTGTAGTGATACAGTTCTTGATATATTGAATTCATTTAAAGCTATATGATATTCAGTAAAGTACAATATCAAGTAAAGACATTGGATAAAATAGGATCCAAACATGCTAGTATTGTTTTACTCATGACTAAATTTCATGATTAAAATTTTAATAGAAGATGATGCAAATTGAATAAAAAgttgcttttttcttttttaaaaatagaACGTACCAAACTACTGAATTTAGATTACGAACGCAGATCTCAAAAAAATCCAAATTCAAAATAGACATATTCAGTGTTTAAACTGGAACCATATAGATCTCATTCCACTACATGAAGCAAATTTTCGCAACAACATGAATAGTATACACATTGATTTCAGAAGAGAAGGTCAGTTGGTTCAAGCATTTCTTGATTGAAATATCTAACATACCTAGCTTTCATACTTAGCCACAAAAAATaagaataagaaaaagaagaattgtTTAAGTAAGGTAGTCGTTTCTTTTTTTCGATTATACAAAGTTTCATAGTCGCATAGTTTGTTTGGCCAAAGTTGTAATATCGACTTATTTTGGAAGGGGAAAAAAACGCATTTGGAGAATGttaatttgtgtttgactaaaTAAGTTAAAAAAACTTTTGCTAATATAAAATAATGATTTGTGCTTGATAAGGTTCTAAAAGTACTTAGAAAAAATCTGTTCTTTTCaacttttgaaaaataacttcTTACCCCACTCAAAAGCAAttactatttttttaataaaaacttGACAGAAATGTTCGGGACCTCCCCTAAATTTAGCAACTTTAGTTTAATCATCCTTAAACTTTACGTGGTTTTCAATACCCCTTAACTTAAAAATTTAATAGTCTTGACCTCCTAGATGTTGATGTGGCAAAGAGTTATCTTTTAGGCGCGTGGGAGGGAAGATCGAAAAATCAGCTTCCAAGTGAggtatttttcaaatattaattGTCACATaatcaaatataataatttattttttctaattgtaATCCTTGTTGTTTCTTCTTAATATGCATTGCATATTTTATTCTAATTGTATTTTTTTAGATACAATAAATATTTGTTTCAACTATGTATTTCTTATATATTTTTTCAGTCCAAATCTATAAAAGTTAGTTGAAACTCCATTTTTAGCCAAATGAAAAGAAGATTTTGCCAAAGTAATGAAGTTCAAATGGTGTATTttctacaaaaagaaaaaaaatattgtgtaattttatttcattttcatgCAATAACTATTTATTTAAAtcatgtatttttcttttttagagTCAAATTCGCAAATATTTAGTCGAATTTTTACTATTTTagctaaaatatttatttagtcAATATATGGAGTTCCGATAacgtttttattttatttttatatatgcaATGAATAATATGTTCTAATTATGTATTCCTTCTTTTTCTCACCAAATATGTAAAAGTAACTTGATTAAAATATCATTATCtatagtaaaataaaaaattatggaGTAGTTAAATAACGTtgtttcaatttttatttttattttttttatatattttggcacgagaaaaataatataaatagttaatggatttaaaaaaaataaaaaatatatataacattGTAATAAAATACCACATGGATAAAAATATTTATGTGCCAATGCATGTGTCACCTCCCATAAATTATGGGCATCCAAGGAGGTAGAGACTATAAAGTTGTCAAGTTAAGGACATTAAAAACCACGTATAATTTAAGATAGAACTAAACAAAAGTTACGGGGTCGTATTCCGCCTGAAAACTTAGCCAAACTCTTCTTACTTTCTAAAATtgcctttcttttttctttttcttttttttttaacaaagATATACAGCTTCACAAAAGTTTAGCTAAACAGAGCAAACTCTATAAACGTGGCATAGACAAAGGTGAAGTTATGGGGCCAAGAATCTGACTATCATCACCCTCTCTCAACTTTCTACACGTCATTCCAAAATACCAGAATTTTCCAAACAAAATATCTCAACCAAACACAAGACTCGTACAAATTGAAAATTGAAAATATCTGCTCATATTTATCAGACACGTTGCATTTAAACAGAATGATTTCCTTCCCGAATCTTCTTGAAGcttttaacttcttttttcacCTCACACATAGAGTAGATATTTCTGTCCTGTGGCTGCAGATTCGTTTTTATTAAAGTTCCATTGGTCCCATTTCACACCGCCTCTGAAATTTACCTTTATAAATATTTTGTTTCATGTCACAGTTTCTTGATTTGagatttactttatttttttaatttgcaTGAAAAATAGTGTGTACctatattgttgttatttggtGGAATTTGGTGAGGGAAATGGAGTTTTATAAAGAAAGGTGGCCATCATATTATAGTGTTCTTGGTGTTAATGCAAACTCTTCTGATGAAGAAATTAAACGTGCTTATAGAAAGCTAGCTATGGTATGATAATAAAAATCATCTTTCTTAATTATGAGAGTAGTTTTGTTGTGTTTAGATTTAATTCCTAATGGAAAATGGATTTTAATTTGGTTGCAGCAATGGCACCCTGATAAATGGACGAGGACGCCTTCATTATTAGGTGAAGCTAAGAGGAAGTTTCAGCAAATCCAAGAAGCCTATTCAGGTAAACTTTATATCTTTAATTTCAATGGATTTAACTGTAGTTACCATTaactgtaaaaaaaaaattatatcgtCAACGCATTtcgcggaatggaaatgggaatgtctttttttaaaaataaaaaaaaattgtttgccatttctaaatttttattttatttttttatttggcaATAGTGTTGTCGGATCAGAAGAAGAGAATGATGTATGATGCAGGATTGTATGACCCTGAGGAAGATGAGGATGAGGTATGCTATATTTTGTTCTGTTTCTTGATTTTAGATGGTGCAGAAAATGAGAAGCTCATCTCATatatttctgttttttttttgtaGGGATTTGCTGATTTTCTACAAGAAATGGTATCTCTAATGGATGATGCAAGGAAAGAGGTATTGTCTTCATCTGCTTTAGTTTCTTGTTTGTGATTTTATTGTGATAGTAAATGTATGGTTTCTCTGTTCAATTGGTAACTTAAAGCTGTGTTTGAATGAGATAAACTTGCTCTAGCTCATTGAAGCATATGTAGTTGAGAACTTAAGATATTATGAATTTCGTTTGCCTCGGATCAACGGTAAAATAGTCTCTGTGTAACTTATAGGTCACGGTTTTGAGTCGTGGAAACAGCCTTGCATTAGGTTATGCTGTCTACATTACACACCATGTGAACGCGGATGTCTGTTGCCTTTGGATGATGATCATACTTAAAATAAGTAATTGTGTTGTTATCTCTGATGTTCCTTGTGCTTAATTAAAATGAATTGCATTGCATTTGTCTGATGATTTAACATGTCATTTAAAAGACAACTACAAGTAATTTTCCATATATGTAGCAGTTAGTAACCTGAAAGGTAAAGCCTGCGACGTGGTTATAACATGCTGTAACAGGATAAACTACAGTAGTAGTGTGAGATATTTTCATACTATAGATATTTTTCGACTAATTATTCTATTGAACCGGCTTCCACTTTGTTCTCTTTTGTAAATGATGTTTCTTTTTCATTACAAATTCTTGAAAACAGGAGAAAAGTTACAGTATGGAGGAGCTACAGGGCATGTTTTGGGAGATGGCACAAGGATTTGAGACTACTAATTGGTCTAACTTCTCTCAACAACAAGATTTCAAGTCCTCGCAATGGTTTTGCAGTCCTTTGGCTTATGATCACTCCAAAACTTCAAGGACAGCTCAGTTGGATACAAATTTTACAGACAGAAATCTCTTCTTCGATTTCTCAAGCGTGGAGATGCATGGAGCTAATCGTTTCTGTAGATAAAGCgatttcaagataattttcagCGATGAGAAACGCACGCGAATATTTTTGCATCTTAAGATGTTGTTAGAATCACTTTAGTGAAGCAATGTGCAAAGGAGATTGGAGAATTTTGGCTTTGAATGACGAGGATAACAAGCATTAGAGAATCATGTGGTTAGACGCGATCGTGATCATATCAGCACTAAAACACAGGATCTTGTCGCGAGAATAATATGTAGTTGAAATTTCAGGCAACTATAGAAAATCTTACTATATTTTGTAGATATAGAAACCAGAATTGGGCATAGTTTGTAGATACTTGATGTTTTTGAGATGTACTATCTGTAGTGTTACTTTGGATGAGATTTTGGTGAAACTTATAAGTGATATATTTTGATTTGTGTAGTGTTTTTCTCTGTGTCTATCTTAAGTTCATAATGACTATTCTTCGTGTGATGGGCCTGTTATTAGGCTGTGAACAGAACAGGCCCAGAAGTATTTTTCTGGTCCCCAACACTAACAGGAATGTCAAACCCATAGTTGGGCCCATTCTAATAGCCCAATGTTCAGGTGAAAATAGCACCGGCTAGCCATTGTAAAGTTATTAAAAAATAGTTACTATTTTGTTGCAACacaaaaagttccagcataatatactggagattgaatcacctgtgtatgaacttccagcatatttaTACCGGAACTCAATCATAATATACTGGATATGCTGGAAATTCACATATAAAAAAttgaaactccagtatattatgctgaaatatttttcggattttgaacagtgctttcgttcagatttatttttacatgaaaaatgactaaattttgattacttttaaaGCTgttactattttttaattacctcTTATAAATCTGGTAGGCTGACACCTAATTTAGCCCAAACATCTAATTCATCTCACTTTTTTCTTAGTTGGGCTCTGGTGTATTCTAGTCGTGACTATATCATTTTCAAAGCTGTGTACAAAAACAACACGTTTCCTCTTTCGTAACATAATTCAGAAGAGATAAACAAAAGGTAAATTAAAATAAATGCCCAATATAGTTGGTAAACTTGCGTTttatctttttttccttttttcttttccttgtttACCTTAAGTTGTCCGAATACTTTCTAGCTAACATATATAAAAGCAGTCTTTACTATGTCACCCCCAACCCCCTCTTTttcattttataagaaaatacaaatattTATGATTGATTTCCTGATTCCAATCTTTTAATAAATAAGCAAAAGGAGATTAAGTAATATTCCCTTTATATTACAAGAATTTTTTACTTTTGAGTAGGACTGGAGAAAAGGAAAGTTCCACATGCACCAAAGCATATTATAACCTTGACTTTGACTTCTTAATCCAAACTTTAAAAGCTTCACGTCCCCATATTATACCAAATTCAACTAACCAAAATACTTCTAATTTTTATTGTTCATGTTCAATAATTAGGATCTGGATTGCCACTTTTCCACACACATGATACTAGTCCAGAGTATTAAATACCAAAAAGGATACAATTATTGAAAGCATCCATTCTTTTTAGATGTACAAAATATGTTGATTTATAATTAATCAAACAAAATAAcaagttaaaaaaaatgaaa is a window from the Nicotiana tomentosiformis chromosome 10, ASM39032v3, whole genome shotgun sequence genome containing:
- the LOC104120601 gene encoding uncharacterized protein, whose amino-acid sequence is MEFYKERWPSYYSVLGVNANSSDEEIKRAYRKLAMQWHPDKWTRTPSLLGEAKRKFQQIQEAYSVLSDQKKRMMYDAGLYDPEEDEDEGFADFLQEMVSLMDDARKEEKSYSMEELQGMFWEMAQGFETTNWSNFSQQQDFKSSQWFCSPLAYDHSKTSRTAQLDTNFTDRNLFFDFSSVEMHGANRFCR